One Choristoneura fumiferana chromosome 25, NRCan_CFum_1, whole genome shotgun sequence genomic region harbors:
- the Osi17 gene encoding DUF1676 domain-containing protein Osi17 has translation MATDCRYVCPSASQHRQYRRIEIVNIFKIALVLILLVNVRITESSENVTNDDVESKHNDMAARMRIIGRTLGKSFFSDVYQNGTFRTGNNLWDDILNKCTKSPSVSCLQKNVYSYLDDSLKFDGDVNLASGVCFKKNNVDVNKYSEEANVIYLTGSKDTEEARAQDEENEIKDEEESESPFEEVTDALYDKGIKFLVTHDMKLTLPEFFFHGATLKVSPRALTKTGALVHIDLEPKETQGEGRIFINKIKKHIRKKLITAAIAIVLVIKLIALKLVFVLPLIMGVTTAKKIFLKLLLFLFPALSHIFKLCSWYHNSYHTSKYHHHHHLITHHHKVPHAPIYGHSPHGPHGATVVVRPHAAGPPTSHDLHPHEHGSPGFENYPQDWELSGPGLGNEYIAADIHRNAIANFKPHANDMNDIKSWGLGLPPGTSMNVGEIAASANSPLPNGQRISQNSAGRPMGPPHGYRKKPKDPLQAEKEALIRAAALAARAPPSPVRDELLRVSAAKLTETNRVKAETELVRQQQKIMAAQDPDTIAAEKFYGQLLEKVDHILSPLGAGDPGCKERAVCALYKDPFKHTPYSNLVSNELSKDSNELVPPADSKLAIHYYRYVQAARDGQEQKDCSLLYPDCHIDYNKK, from the exons ATGGCGACAGATTGCCGCTATGTGTGCCCGAGCGCATCCCAGCATAGGCAATATCGGAGGATAGAAAtagttaatatatttaaaatagcaCTAGTTCTAATATTACTTGTGAACGTAAGAATAACTGAAAGTAGTGAAAACGTAACGAACGATGACGTGGAATCAAAACATAATGATATGGCGGCACGGATGAGAATCATAGGAAGAACATTAGGCAAATCCTTTTTTAGTGACGTGTATCAAAACGGGACGTTCCGGACCGGTAACAATTTGTGGGATGATATATTAAACAAGTGCACTAAGAGTCCTTCAGTGAGTTGTTTGCAGAAGAACGTTTATAGTTACTTGGATGACAGTTTGAAATTTGACGGTGATGTGAACTTAGCTAGTGGCGTGTGTTTTAAAAAGAACAATGTGGATGTTAACAAGTACAGCGAAGAAGCCAACGTTATCTACCTCACGGGAAGCAAGGATACGGAAGAGGCGAGGGCGCAAGATgaagaaaatgaaataaaggACGAAGAAGAATCAG AAAGCCCATTTGAAGAAGTCACGGACGCTTTGTATGATAAAGGAATAAAGTTCCTAGTGACGCACGACATGAAGCTGACGCTGCCAGAGTTCTTCTTCCATGGAGCAACTTTGAAGGTGTCTCCCCGAGCCTTGACCAAGACGGGGGCTTTGGTGCACATCGATCTGGAGCCAAAGGAGACGCAAGGAGAGGGCAGGATTTTCATTAATAAGATAA AGAAACACATAAGGAAGAAATTGATAACAGCAGCGATAGCAATAGTGCTGGTGATAAAGTTGATAGCTTTGAAACTGGTGTTCGTGCTGCCATTGATAATGGGCGTCACGACAGCCAAGAAGATATTCCTGAAGCTGCTGCTGTTCCTGTTCCCGGCGCTAAGCCACATCTTCAAGCTGTGCTCGTGGTACCACAACAGCTATCACACGTCCAAgtatcaccatcaccaccatTTGATCACGCATCATCATAAG GTCCCACATGCTCCAATCTACGGCCACTCCCCTCACGGACCACACGGCGCCACCGTGGTGGTTCGACCGCATGCCGCCGGCCCGCCTACATCCCACGACCTTCACCCGCATGAACACGGATCACCAGGATTCGAGAACTATCCTCAAGATTGGGAACTGTCTGGGCCAGGTCTTGGAAACGA ATACATTGCCGCTGACATTCATCGAAACGCAATAGCAAATTTCAAACCACACGCGAATGATATGAACGACATAAAGTCTTGGGGTCTGGGGCTACCACCAGGGACATCCATGAATGTGGGTGAGATCGCTGCCAGTGCCAACAGCCCGTTGCCAAATGGTCAAAGAATATCGCAGAATTCTGCTGGAAG accaATGGGACCTCCACACGGATATCGAAAGAAACCAAAAGATCCACTACAAGCCGAAAAGGAAGCActg ATCAGAGCAGCAGCGTTGGCTGCGCGGGCGCCACCTTCTCCGGTCCGCGACGAATTGTTACGAGTCTCAGCCGCAAAGCTGACAGAGACGAATAGAGTGAAAGCGGAGACCGAGCTGGTGCGCCAACAGCAGAAGATAATGGCTGCACAAGACCCG GATACAATAGCGGCAGAGAAGTTCTACGGGCAACTCTTAGAAAAGGTTGATCATATCCTTAGTCCTCTGGGAGCTGGTGACCCTGGCTGCAAGGAGCGGGCCGTCTGCGCACTCTACAAAGACCCCTTTAAGCACACTCCATACAGCAATCTAGTCTCTAATGAACTTAGCAA GGACTCAAACGAGTTAGTTCCTCCGGCCGATAGCAAGCTTGCCATCCACTATTATCGCTACGTACAAGCGGCAAGAGACGGCCAGGAGCAAAAAGACTGTTCCCTCCTTTATCCCGACTGCCACATCGACTATAACAAGAAATAG